A stretch of the Uranotaenia lowii strain MFRU-FL chromosome 3, ASM2978415v1, whole genome shotgun sequence genome encodes the following:
- the LOC129753196 gene encoding uncharacterized protein LOC129753196, with translation MKLVDAVEDAPGRHFYLPHHAVFKPDSSSTKLRVVFDGSCKTTSGFSLNDLLLKGPTVQDDMISIILRFRMHSVVVTADVTKMYRQIWVAEEDRAYQRILWRKSSSEPLRTYELTTVTYGTTTAPYLATRCLQQIADDEAQKFPKAVPVVKQGFYVDDVMRGFDTVEEAVAAIRETSLMLNSGGFPLCKYASNVPEVVEQFPAELREQASVLELDRSSPIKALGLFWKLTSDELLFKVPEWPDVPSTKRNILSHICSLFDPLGLVGPVIVRAKMLIQLLWEMQLGWDDPVPTSISDQWMEISSQLSILSQLSIPRFVLTEKLATLELHGFADASLRAYGACIYLRSISASGAVTVRLMTAKSRVAPTEKRRPTLARLELCAGLRLANLQNQLLESLQLQCPRFLWSDSTITLHWISRDPSNWNSFVANRVSQIQQLTETATWLHVPTEDNPADHISRGLTPESIVGNELWWNGPKWLLRPPQHWPASAYSWKTQPPPEVDTEKRKSVPISAVCTHQESWTRETLGYFDSYYRLLRIIALCKRFMNNCKLLEHARTVGFLAPSEIRSAELSLLQCVQLEEFAEDHKRLRQGSTVSQKSPLLKLRPFMDQNEQLIRVGGRLKNAPIPFDRKYPFLIPKKHFITDLIFLDAHEETLHAGPSHLLAAVRRRYWPIDGPNKARNTVHQCIVCFRNKPRFAQQVMAHLPAVRVTPSLPFTSTGVDFMGPVYLKPPRKQGPIKSYICVFVCMVTKAAHLELVMSLTSDAFIAALKRFCSRRRRPSDIYCDNATNFVGAKNQLEELRVLFLSQRHQSEIARTTARMGIAFHFIPPRSPTFGGLWEACVKSVKHHLHRVTLDVLQTQEEMTTTVAQIEACLNSRPLTPRSNDPTDLEALTPGHFLIGGPILALPEPNLTSLPSNHLSRWQDQQRVLQTLWDRWYVEYLPTLQRLQKWPGKHPNLAVGDMVLVEDNNLPPTKWPIARVLKTIVGDDACGRVADVLCDGNQIRRCSIRKMCPLPHCEASTVTESERQPSAPSCTPQPSPTIDLQAPSTLPAAAQLLAPNSEIGFDDDNDE, from the coding sequence ATGAAATTGGTTGATGCTGTCGAGGATGCTCCGGGTCGCCATTTCTATTTGCCACATCATGCTGTTTTCAAGCCGGACAGTTCTTCTACGAAGCTGCGAGTAGTGTTCGACGGTTCCTGCAAAACCACTTCGGGTTTTAGCCTCAACGACTTGCTGCTGAAGGGTCCAACTGTTCAGGATGACATGATTTCGATCATTCTACGGTTTCGGATGCATTCTGTGGTCGTAACAGCTGACGTTACGAAAATGTACCGCCAAATCTGGGTAGCAGAGGAAGATCGGGCTTATCAGCGGATTCTCTGGCGTAAATCTTCTTCAGAACCACTTCGTACGTACGAGCTTACGACGGTCACCTATGGCACCACAACCGCACCGTACCTGGCAACACGATGTCTGCAGCAAATAGCCGACGATGAAGCCCAGAAGTTTCCGAAAGCAGTTCCCGTAGTGAAACAAGGTTTCTACGTTGACGACGTTATGCGTGGCTTCGACACAGTGGAGGAAGCAGTTGCAGCTATACGAGAGACGTCTCTGATGCTGAATTCCGGTGGTTTTCCTCTCTGTAAATACGCATCCAATGTTCCAGAAGTAGTTGAGCAGTTTCCAGCAGAGCTTCGAGAACAGGCCTCCGTTTTGGAACTTGATCGTTCGTCTCCAATCAAAGCACTCGGCTTATTTTGGAAGCTTACCTCCGATGAGCTTCTGTTCAAAGTTCCTGAATGGCCAGACGTCCCTTCGACCAAGCGAAATATCCTGTCGCATATCTGCAGCTTGTTCGATCCGCTAGGGTTAGTTGGTCCGGTGATTGTTCGTGCGAAAATGCTGATCCAGCTCCTTTGGGAAATGCAGTTAGGCTGGGATGATCCGGTTCCCACAAGTATTTCCGACCAGTGGATGGAGATATCATCGCAGCTCTCGATTTTGTCGCAGCTTTCGATTCCTCGCTTCGTGTTGACGGAGAAGCTAGCCACTTTAGAGCTTCATGGGTTTGCTGATGCTTCGCTGCGTGCATACGGTGCCTGCATCTACCTTCGTTCGATATCCGCATCGGGTGCAGTCACTGTCCGCCTTATGACAGCAAAATCCAGGGTTGCCCCAACTGAGAAGCGTAGACCTACCCTCGCACGTCTGGAGTTGTGTGCTGGTCTTCGTTTGGCTAATCTACAGAATCAACTGCTGGAGAGCCTTCAACTCCAATGTCCCCGGTTTCTGTGGTCAGATTCTACAATCACGCTGCACTGGATTTCGCGCGATCCATCGAATTGGAATTCCTTCGTCGCCAATCGGGTTTCGCAGATTCAGCAGTTAACTGAGACCGCTACTTGGCTGCATGTGCCTACTGAAGACAATCCGGCTGACCACATTTCGCGTGGTTTGACTCCAGAATCCATCGTTGGCAATGAATTGTGGTGGAATGGTCCAAAATGGCTGCTTCGTCCTCCTCAACATTGGCCTGCGTCCGCGTATTCCTGGAAAACCCAGCCGCCGCCAGAAGTAGACACCGAGAAAAGGAAATCCGTTCCTATTTCCGCAGTTTGCACTCACCAAGAGTCCTGGACCCGAGAAACGTTGGGCTATTTTGATAGCTACTACCGCCTACTTCGAATCATCGCCCTTTGCAAGCGTTTCATGAACAACTGTAAATTATTGGAACATGCACGCACCGTGGGATTTCTGGCACCTTCCGAGATTCGTTCGGCAGAGCTGTCACTTCTGCAATGCGTGCAGCTCGAAGAGTTCGCTGAAGATCACAAACGTTTACGGCAAGGCTCGACCGTTTCGCAGAAATCTCCGTTGCTGAAACTTCGCCCGTTCATGGACCAAAATGAACAGTTGATTCGTGTGGGAGGTCGCCTCAAAAACGCTCCAATTCCATTCGACCGAAAATATCCATTTCTCATTCCGAAGAAGCATTTCATCACGGATCTTATCTTCCTCGACGCCCATGAAGAAACGCTTCACGCAGGACCTTCTCATCTATTGGCAGCGGTTCGTCGTCGTTACTGGCCAATAGATGGTCCAAATAAAGCCCGTAATACAGTCCACCAATGCATCGTCTGTTTCCGCAACAAACCGAGATTCGCTCAGCAAGTTATGGCACATCTTCCTGCTGTACGCGTTACACCATCGCTTCCATTCACCAGTACCGGAGTTGATTTCATGGGTCCAGTGTACTTGAAACCTCCTCGCAAACAGGGCCCAATCAAATCCTATATTTGCGTCTTTGTTTGCATGGTTACCAAGGCCGCACATCTCGAACTGGTAATGAGCCTCACATCCGACGCTTTCATCGCAGCGCTGAAACGATTCTGCTCCCGGAGACGACGTCCATCAGATATTTACTGCGACAACGCCACGAATTTCGTCGGCGCCAAGAACCAGCTGGAAGAACTTCGTGTTCTCTTCCTGTCGCAACGGCATCAGTCCGAGATTGCCAGAACAACAGCCCGAATGGGAATCGCTTTCCATTTCATCCCACCACGCTCACCCACCTTTGGAGGGTTGTGGGAAGCTTGCGTCAAGTCCGTGAAACATCACCTACATCGCGTGACTCTTGATGTCCTTCAGACGCAAGAGGAAATGACCACTACGGTCGCACAAATCGAAGCGTGCCTCAATTCCCGGCCGCTTACTCCCCGTTCCAACGATCCCACAGACCTCGAGGCCCTAACTCCAGGCCATTTCCTAATCGGTGGTCCAATCCTAGCTCTTCCCGAACCAAACCTTACCTCGTTACCCTCCAATCACCTGTCCCGCTGGCAAGACCAACAGCGTGTTCTCCAAACGCTTTGGGATCGCTGGTACGTAGAATACTTGCCCACTCTACAGCGTCTCCAAAAATGGCCCGGTAAACACCCGAATCTAGCCGTCGGTGACATGGTTCTGGTCGAAGACAACAACTTGCCTCCTACGAAATGGCCCATCGCTCGAGTCCTGAAGACGATTGTTGGCGACGATGCGTGTGGCAGAGTTGCAGACGTGCTGTGTGATGGAAACCAAATCCGCCGTTGCTCAATCCGCAAAATGTGCCCGCTCCCACATTGCGAAGCCTCCACAGTCACGGAATCCGAGCGTCAGCCTTCCGCTCCGAGCTGCACTCCCCAACCATCTCCCACAATTGATCTTCAGGCTCCATCCACACTTCCGGCCGCTGCTCAACTTTTGGCTCCGAACAGTGAGATTGGTttcgacgacgacaacgacgagtAA
- the LOC129753198 gene encoding uncharacterized protein LOC129753198, protein MKKEVEFKKNLVIYRQARDSMERAMNFMQNFDPDTQVEQALARKNALESNYKKFCQASLNLESLEEEENTEIDFPKDMAAFEEDYFTLKAFYASLEVPRTPAPLSGSSGHSFRALKLPDIKLPEFSGSILRWFSYYDTFDSLVHNNAELSDVQKFHYLKSTLRGEALKLVEKMSVTGNNYSVALKMLTDRYQNLNILVRSHIEALFKVEKVRKECPRELTSLVGDFENNLGVLEKLGENTKGWSSLLVHMVSARLDHNTLREWQRAADKKKMPTYDELIKFIREYVMELETLQSDRPVRDSRPNLQSVNAATDVKSNDNCAACGKGHRLYFCEQFKHMPVTQRAAIVKKSGLCVNCLFGKHSFATCKYGACRVCGTKHHTLLHNPDVDKARGSGTNQVPKQSSVSNFAGVDSSLPVPLSLSANTHSGTKRLDLSPSNQVFLATAVVKVLGPKGTSFLARVLLDSASQPNLMTERFRRLLNSRKTPGNTEIAGIGGNISAVSLFSTVATVASRFNNFRVPLEFIVMDKVTSDLPTCTIDVNDWAIPENIRLADPSFATRGPIDMVIGARVFFELLRSGHSKLGDGKPMLQNSVFGWLVSGFHDSGSNADEVRVHCNLSTFHDLEQSVSRFWELEMCQTNSTLSVEERLCENHFESTTRRDDSGRYIVSLPKKPELIGQLGNSRAIATRRFYCLEKRLELNSDLKA, encoded by the coding sequence ATGAAGAAAGAAGTGGAGTTTAAGAAAAACTTGGTGATTTATCGCCAGGCTCGAGATTCAATGGAACGAGCCATGAAtttcatgcaaaatttcgatCCGGATACGCAAGTTGAGCAAGCTTTAGCTCGAAAAAATGCTCTTGAGAgtaattataagaaattttgccaagccTCATTGAATCTTGAGAGCCTTGAGGAGGAGGAAAATACTGAGATAGATTTCCCCAAGGATATGGCTGCTTTTGAGGAGGATTACTTCACGCTTAAAGCGTTTTACGCATCGCTAGAGGTACCCCGCACGCCAGCACCATTGTCAGGTTCATCGGGTCATTCTTTTCGGGCCCTGAAGTTGCCGGATATTAAACTGCCGGAATTCAGTGGCAGTATTTTACGGTGGTTTTCGTACTACGACACGTTCGACTCGTTAGTACATAACAACGCAGAGTTATCAGATGTGCAGAAGTTTCACTACCTCAAGTCGACTCTTCGAGGAGAGGCATTGAAACTTGTTGAGAAAATGTCTGTAACGGGTAACAATTATTCAGTGGCGCTGAAAATGTTGACTGATCGGTATCAGAACTTGAACATCCTGGTACGCAGTCACATTGAGGCGTTGTTCAAAGTGGAAAAGGTGCGCAAGGAATGTCCACGGGAATTGACAAGTTTGGTCGGCGACTTCGAGAACAACTTAGGAGTTTTGGAGAAGCTGGGCGAGAACACGAAAGGCTGGAGTTCACTTCTGGTGCACATGGTGTCAGCGCGGCTGGATCACAACACGCTTCGCGAGTGGCAGCGAGCAGCggataaaaaaaagatgccGACGTACGACGAGCTGATCAAGTTTATCCGTGAGTACGTGATGGAGCTAGAGACGTTGCAGTCCGATCGACCAGTGCGTGACTCCAGACCCAATCTCCAGAGCGTGAATGCTGCTACCGACGTCAAATCCAACGACAACTGTGCGGCGTGCGGGAAGGGACATCGTTTGTATTTCTGCGAGCAGTTCAAACACATGCCGGTTACTCAACGTGCTGCGATCGTGAAAAAATCTGGATTGTGTGTCAACTGCCTCTTTGGAAAGCATTCGTTCGCTACCTGCAAGTACGGAGCCTGCCGAGTATGCGGAACCAAGCATCACACGCTACTACACAATCCAGATGTGGATAAAGCAAGAGGATCCGGCACAAATCAAGTTCCGAAGCAGTCTTCCGTTTCCAATTTCGCTGGTGTCGATAGTTCGCTTCCTGTTCCTCTCAGCCTCTCCGCCAATACGCACTCGGGGACCAAACGTCTCGACCTCTCCCCTTCGAACCAAGTATTTCTCGCCACTGCTGTTGTCAAAGTCCTCGGTCCAAAGGGTACTTCGTTCCTCGCTCGAGTTCTGCTTGATAGCGCTTCGCAGCCGAATCTCATGACTGAAAGGTTTCGTCGTCTTCTGAATTCGCGGAAGACTCCTGGTAACACAGAGATCGCTGGCATTGGTGGAAATATTTCTGCAGTTTCGCTGTTTTCGACTGTCGCTACGGTTGCCTCACGGTTCAACAACTTCCGAGTTCCGCTGGAGTTTATTGTGATGGATAAGGTGACCAGCGATCTTCCAACTTGCACCATCGATGTTAACGATTGGGCCATTCCGGAGAACATTCGTCTCGCCGATCCATCGTTTGCTACGCGTGGTCCCATCGATATGGTGATTGGTGCACGGGTTTTCTTCGAGCTCTTGCGAAGCGGTCACTCCAAACTTGGCGACGGAAAACCGATGCTCCAGAATTCGGTGTTTGGTTGGCTCGTATCCGGTTTTCACGACAGCGGTTCCAATGCGGATGAAGTTCGGGTCCATTGTAACCTGTCGACGTTCCACGATCTTGAGCAGAGCGTTAGCAGATTTTGGGAGCTTGAAATGTGCCAGACAAATTCTACGTTGTCAGTTGAGGAGCGCCTTTGTGAGAACCACTTCGAATCAACAACTCGCAGGGATGATTCCGGACGTTACATCGTTAGCCTGCCCAAAAAACCGGAACTTATCGGTCAGCTGGGAAATTCGCGTGCTATCGCCACTCGTCGATTCTACTGCCTCGAAAAACGTCTTGAGCTGAATTCCGATCTCAAGGCATAA